One genomic segment of Hordeum vulgare subsp. vulgare chromosome 2H, MorexV3_pseudomolecules_assembly, whole genome shotgun sequence includes these proteins:
- the LOC123425432 gene encoding galactose mutarotase gives MAVEPEICVLSNGRITANIANWGATITSLLVPDAQGDLADVVLGFDTLEPYLKGMAPYFGCIVGRVANRIKDGKFDLNGVEYSLPINNGPNSLHGGLKGFDKVVWDVVERKDGEYPSITFQYESKDGEEGYPGDVTIRATYSLPEATTLRLDMEAIPANKATPISLAQHTYWNLAGHNSGTILDHSIQIWAKHITPVNENTIPTGEIMSVQDTPFDFTTEHRIGDRINDVPGGYDHNYVLDSGDEKNGLKHAAKLKDSSSSRTLDLWTDAPGMQFYTANYVNGITGKGGAVYGKHAGVCLETQGFPNAINQTNFPSVVVQPGAKYKHTMLFEFSA, from the exons ATGGCGGTGGAGCCCGAGATCTGCGTGCTCTCCAATGGCAGGATCACGGCGAACATCGCAAACTGGGGCGCCACCATCACCTCCCTCCTCGTCCCCGACGCGCAAG GGGATCTCGCGGATGTCGTTCTTGGGTTCGACACCCTGGAGCCGTACTTG AAAGGCATGGCACCTTATTTTGGTTGCATAGTTGGCCGAGTTGCAAATAGGATCAAGGATGGGAAGTTTGATCTGAACGGAGTAGAGTATTCGTTACCTATCAACAATGGGCCGAACAGCCTTCATG GTGGATTGAAGGGGTTTGACAAGGTTGTGTGGGATGTTGTAGAGCGTAAAGATGGCGAGTACCCATCAATAACCTTCCAGTATGAGAGCAAAGATGGCGAAGAAG GTTACCCTGGCGATGTAACCATCCGAGCAACGTATTCTCTTCCTGAGGCTACCACTCTAAGACTTGACATGGAAGCTATACCAGCTAACAAAGCCACTCCTATCAGCTTGGCACAGCATACTTACTGGAACCTTGCAGGCCACAACTCTGGCACCATCTTGGATCATTCGATCCAGATCTGGGCAAAACACATCACTCCAGTCAATGAAAACACGATTCCCACCGGAGAAATAATGTCCGTCCAGGACACACCTTTCGATTTCACCACGGAGCACAGGATTGGAGATCGCATCAACGATGTTCCTGGAGGATACGATCATAACTATGTGTTGGACTCGGGTGATGAGAAGAATGGCCTGAAGCACGCAGCAAAGCTAAAGGACTCGTCGAGCTCACGGACTCTGGACCTCTGGACCGATGCGCCTGGCATGCAGTTCTATACCGCCAACTATGTGAATGGCATCACGGGCAAAGGCGGAGCTGTTTACGGGAAGCATGCAGGAGTATGCTTGGAAACCCAGGGGTTCCCCAATGCCATCAACCAGACCAATTTCCCGTCTGTGGTGGTGCAGCCTGGTGCGAAGTATAAGCACACCATGTTGTTTGAATTCTCAGCATGA